In one Thermococcus sp. 2319x1 genomic region, the following are encoded:
- a CDS encoding TldD/PmbA family protein, with translation MEDRLEKALNWALENFKADYIEIRYENISKNTLELKDGTFTTFAGKGQMGVAIRVLADGAWGFSSTNRLENLEQAIENAYKLAKATAKAKKEKIQLAEIKTHEDVVKSKVKIRPREVPIEEKVERLMDLEALLKEDGAIKSTWLRYEDASGEKILITNEGTKIKWDLNYVWQYVWATGKEGERLAAARDEVGAVDYGWELFKEKEPNEEVAKRVIRKVHAQLEGIAPKRGEFPIVAGPIVVGIIAHEALGHLAEADLTINSPFKDLIGKQIAPEYVTMSERIVEGGFGNDRYDDEGVPVKDIHIIENGILKEIMLNREYAHKWNMEPNGHARAENYTYPPIIRMRNTIFEPGDWKFEEMIEDIKFGYYVVDFRGGQAQLNSAFQVGVQEGYMIENGEITKPIRDTSISGIAIEALKKISAVGNDFGLEMGRCGKGQTAFVSSGGPHMRFDGGIIIG, from the coding sequence ATGGAAGATAGATTAGAAAAAGCCCTTAACTGGGCCCTTGAAAACTTCAAAGCGGACTACATAGAAATCCGCTATGAGAACATCAGCAAAAACACTCTGGAACTCAAAGATGGAACTTTTACAACCTTTGCCGGCAAAGGGCAGATGGGCGTTGCCATTAGAGTTTTAGCAGACGGGGCATGGGGGTTTTCCTCAACAAACAGACTTGAAAACCTTGAGCAGGCCATAGAAAATGCATACAAGCTTGCGAAAGCAACGGCAAAAGCCAAGAAGGAAAAAATCCAGCTCGCGGAGATAAAGACTCACGAGGATGTGGTGAAGAGCAAGGTGAAAATAAGGCCCAGAGAAGTCCCAATAGAGGAAAAAGTTGAGAGGCTAATGGACCTGGAAGCTCTTCTCAAAGAAGACGGAGCTATAAAATCAACGTGGCTTCGCTATGAAGACGCAAGCGGGGAAAAGATCCTCATAACAAACGAGGGTACAAAGATAAAGTGGGATTTGAACTATGTATGGCAGTATGTATGGGCAACTGGCAAAGAAGGGGAAAGGCTTGCAGCCGCGAGAGATGAAGTTGGTGCAGTTGATTACGGCTGGGAGCTTTTCAAAGAAAAAGAGCCAAATGAAGAAGTCGCTAAGAGGGTCATCAGAAAAGTTCATGCACAGTTAGAGGGCATTGCACCGAAGAGGGGAGAATTTCCAATAGTTGCCGGGCCTATAGTGGTGGGCATTATAGCTCACGAAGCCCTTGGACACCTCGCAGAGGCGGATTTGACGATAAACTCTCCCTTTAAAGATTTGATTGGAAAGCAGATTGCTCCGGAATACGTTACAATGAGCGAACGCATAGTTGAAGGGGGCTTCGGAAACGACCGCTATGACGACGAGGGCGTTCCGGTCAAAGACATTCACATAATTGAAAACGGAATTTTGAAGGAGATAATGCTCAACAGGGAATATGCCCACAAGTGGAATATGGAGCCAAACGGTCATGCGAGGGCAGAAAACTACACCTATCCCCCGATAATAAGAATGCGCAACACAATCTTTGAGCCGGGAGACTGGAAGTTTGAGGAGATGATAGAGGACATCAAGTTCGGTTACTACGTTGTTGACTTTAGAGGAGGTCAGGCACAGCTCAACTCTGCCTTCCAGGTGGGGGTTCAGGAGGGGTATATGATTGAGAATGGCGAAATAACGAAGCCCATAAGGGATACTTCAATAAGCGGAATTGCCATCGAGGCGTTGAAGAAGATAAGTGCCGTAGGAAATGACTTTGGTCTCGAGATGGGGAGATGCGGAAAAGGACAGACGGCTTTTGTCAGCTCTGGCGGTCCCCACATGCGCTTTGATGGAGGAATAATAATAGGGTGA
- a CDS encoding TldD/PmbA family protein, producing the protein MEELIRFGEKFFDEIEIAFYRNRDASVNIELNEVSTSALRERVVTVVRGIKDKRLGVAIVDTGDKEKIKEAIERAYKLAKLNKPDERWVSFPEPGRYKEPRKVDRELKEVSPDYFVELAKRGIELASEEGIVVAGGGGGAEWGESLIVNSHGVNVSQEGGGAFFYIELVGMKEGKVTPGIFDFDAKLSLKLDVESVVKNALQKVKWALKTEKSRTEEAKVVVGPWAVSGLLSYALFPAFSGERLVKGTTPLAGKVGEKVSNELLTIYDDPLHELSINPIIADDEGVPTRRNTIIEKGVFKGFIWDNYWAKVHGTESTGNGKRNLSTGGISIGFHNVVIEKGNKSLEEIIGEIEHGYLVDGFQGAHSSNPDNGNFAVVANPAFLIEDGEIKGSTVFMMSGNVYELLPNLYAVSKEQKVLPFGGSMVVPSMAFENVRIAGK; encoded by the coding sequence ATGGAGGAGCTAATTCGTTTCGGAGAAAAATTCTTTGATGAGATTGAGATTGCCTTTTACAGAAACAGGGATGCCAGCGTTAACATTGAGCTCAACGAGGTTTCCACTTCAGCCTTGAGGGAGAGGGTTGTTACGGTTGTCAGGGGTATTAAAGACAAAAGGCTTGGAGTGGCCATAGTTGATACCGGAGATAAAGAGAAAATCAAGGAGGCCATAGAGAGGGCATACAAACTTGCAAAGCTCAACAAGCCCGATGAAAGGTGGGTTTCATTCCCAGAACCCGGAAGATACAAGGAGCCACGAAAAGTAGATAGGGAACTCAAAGAAGTCTCACCGGACTACTTTGTGGAGCTTGCAAAAAGGGGCATAGAGCTGGCATCTGAGGAGGGAATAGTCGTCGCAGGCGGTGGAGGAGGAGCGGAATGGGGAGAAAGCCTAATAGTTAATTCCCACGGCGTTAACGTATCTCAAGAAGGCGGAGGGGCTTTCTTTTACATTGAACTCGTTGGGATGAAGGAAGGCAAGGTAACCCCGGGCATTTTTGACTTCGATGCTAAGCTTTCCCTCAAGCTTGATGTAGAAAGCGTCGTTAAAAACGCCCTTCAAAAAGTCAAATGGGCACTTAAAACCGAAAAAAGCAGGACAGAGGAAGCAAAAGTGGTAGTTGGGCCATGGGCAGTTTCGGGACTTTTATCCTATGCACTATTCCCGGCATTCAGCGGTGAAAGACTCGTCAAGGGAACTACTCCATTAGCTGGCAAAGTGGGCGAGAAGGTTTCAAACGAGCTCCTCACAATCTACGACGACCCGCTTCACGAGCTCAGCATAAACCCAATTATAGCAGATGACGAGGGAGTCCCAACCAGAAGAAACACGATAATCGAAAAAGGAGTTTTCAAAGGCTTTATATGGGACAACTACTGGGCAAAGGTTCACGGAACTGAGAGCACCGGAAACGGAAAGAGAAACCTGTCTACCGGAGGAATAAGCATAGGGTTTCACAACGTCGTGATTGAGAAGGGTAATAAAAGCCTCGAAGAGATTATAGGGGAGATAGAGCACGGCTATCTGGTGGACGGCTTCCAAGGGGCCCATTCAAGCAATCCAGACAACGGGAACTTTGCCGTGGTGGCAAATCCGGCTTTTCTTATAGAGGATGGAGAGATAAAAGGCTCCACAGTGTTCATGATGAGCGGCAACGTTTACGAACTGCTACCAAACCTCTACGCAGTAAGCAAAGAGCAAAAGGTATTGCCCTTCGGAGGAAGCATGGTTGTGCCTTCAATGGCCTTCGAGAACGTTAGAATAGCGGGAAAGTAG